From Halodesulfovibrio aestuarii DSM 17919 = ATCC 29578, the proteins below share one genomic window:
- the nusG gene encoding transcription termination/antitermination protein NusG: MTEEQAPVRKARWYIIHTYSGFEQRVEQTISQMIRTGEAQGEIEEVVVPTEKVVELVKGEKRTSTRKFYPGYVMVKMIMTDLSWHLISNIQRVTGFIGGKNRPTPMRDSEAARILSMMEARQEQPRPKFNFERGDEVRVIDGPFGGFNGVVEDVNYDKGKLRVSVSIFGRQTPVELDFVQVDKG, translated from the coding sequence ATGACCGAGGAACAAGCACCCGTAAGAAAAGCTCGTTGGTACATTATCCACACCTACTCAGGTTTTGAGCAGCGTGTTGAGCAGACCATCTCTCAGATGATCCGCACCGGCGAAGCACAAGGTGAAATTGAGGAAGTTGTTGTACCTACTGAGAAAGTGGTAGAACTTGTAAAAGGTGAAAAACGCACCTCTACTCGTAAGTTTTACCCAGGTTATGTTATGGTCAAAATGATCATGACTGATCTCTCTTGGCATCTTATTTCCAACATTCAGCGGGTAACTGGCTTCATCGGCGGCAAAAACCGCCCTACCCCTATGCGGGATTCAGAAGCAGCACGTATCCTCTCTATGATGGAAGCTCGTCAGGAACAGCCTCGTCCTAAGTTCAACTTTGAACGCGGTGATGAAGTACGCGTTATTGATGGACCGTTCGGCGGTTTCAACGGCGTCGTGGAAGATGTAAACTACGACAAGGGTAAGCTCAGAGTATCCGTATCTATTTTCGGCAGACAAACACCTGTCGAGCTGGACTTTGTTCAGGTAGATAAGGGATAA
- the rplK gene encoding 50S ribosomal protein L11 translates to MAKKEIAKIKLQIPAGAANPSPPVGPALGQHGLNIMEFCKAFNAKTMDQKGMIIPVIITVFQDRSFTFITKTPPASVLLIKAAKVAKGSGEPNRNKVGSVTDAQIEEIATLKMPDLNAADIDAAKKIIAGTARSMGIDVK, encoded by the coding sequence ATGGCTAAAAAAGAAATTGCAAAAATTAAGCTTCAGATTCCTGCTGGTGCGGCGAACCCGTCTCCTCCAGTAGGTCCTGCTCTTGGTCAGCACGGCCTGAATATCATGGAGTTCTGTAAAGCGTTCAACGCTAAGACCATGGATCAGAAAGGCATGATCATTCCTGTAATCATTACTGTATTCCAGGATCGTTCATTCACTTTCATCACCAAAACTCCACCTGCATCTGTGCTGCTTATCAAAGCTGCAAAAGTTGCTAAAGGTTCTGGCGAGCCAAACCGTAACAAAGTTGGTTCCGTTACCGATGCACAGATCGAAGAAATTGCTACACTCAAAATGCCTGACCTTAACGCAGCAGATATTGATGCAGCTAAAAAGATCATCGCAGGTACTGCTCGCTCCATGGGCATTGATGTTAAATAG